The Gossypium hirsutum isolate 1008001.06 chromosome D06, Gossypium_hirsutum_v2.1, whole genome shotgun sequence genome contains the following window.
TGCTAAGAATGACATCCGATAAAGAGCTCATGACTGCAGCAATATGAGGTATCCGCCTATGTCTACGGCATCAGGCTTTGTCGTCCAACAAAGCTCACGATACAATATAGCCAGAACTGCGGAACCCCAACTGTACGAGTGAACATTCTGCAAAtcagttaataggggtaaatacatCAAATGAACCCTGTTTTTGTTTGCATCCGGCATCAGTACACcccctataatatgcataatgtatGCTTGAGTTGCGCACATCACCTCCTGCTCAGTGGCATTAATTGATAAATGTTCAAAATTGACTTTCAGCCATGAAAATCTCAAACCAAAAAATTTGGACTCAGCATTGTTGGGCGACAATCTTAATAGACTATAACAAAGGGCAGTCGGCCCAGCTATCGTACTTATGCCCGTTATAGCACTCCCGTCGATTGGGAGCCCAAGTTGCAATGCAACATCCTCCAGAGTGCACTCCCCACAAggcaaatgaaaagtgtgggtctccgggcACTAATGCTAGACCAATGTGGATATTAAATCATACTACAAATCAAACATCCAGAACAATGTTGCTGACCTGATTCCGGCTAACTCCAAGTATGGCATCAGTCATTCATCCGGGGGATATCCTAAATCATTCACCCAACCCTTCAATGAGCGGTACATGCCCTGACACtattaaattacagaaaatagttattataatataatttattttcgtAAATGACGTAGAACTTTCTTTAAGGGAACCTgtgattaaaaaataacaatatattgcCATATTATTAACTGTGTTTGATATATGGTCATCGTTCTTAATCAATGAACCCATTGCGATACCtgcaatttcaaaacaaatttcgataattaatttctaaggttgatgcattttaaatatttatcaaagtacctaaattttatatattgcttttaattaCAAATAATACCAAACAGTTTTGTCCACATCATATTTTTTTGCTATActacattaacaaaataaatatatcttttaaattccaactcaaactcCAACTCAATGGTCCCATTCACAAATTCCATCTCAATGGTTTAttcttttacctacataaaaaacaaaaaaaattatattaaaataataaaaataacatgccaataaaaaatataacaaaaatataatataaactaTGTCAACATAATAAATacgaatatttttattattattttaaaatgataataagtaaaatgtattggtttaaaatataatatatataataatatgccAACTTAATTATTGTCATTTTTTGCATAGAAGGattcaaaagaaatttcatttataatatttataaaataaaatataaaataaaattttaaaacataaactcttattcccaattataaaatcttaaaaaattagagCATGTAAACTATTATTCTtaatttatctcataaattccaactcaatggTCTCATTCACAAATTCCATATCAATGGTCTcatcttttacctacataaaaaataaaaaatttatattaaaataatcaaattaatatgccaaataaattacataaaaaaataaatctaatcagcttaaaacacacataacaaataaattacataaaaaaaataaaacattcttcatacataacataaataggcttttttacttcaataaacatgaaaaataacttatgaatgaatgaaaatataaaataaatacaaacataccttaataattctttttaaccaaataataccttacaaaaataaaattaaaaattaaatctgaattaaatcaacaataacaacaaaaacgaattaacatttatttataacaaaaaaaattactaaataaaaaaattactttttatgatttttttaaacacCAAATCTTCCCTAAACAACAATCTCTCAtttccttttctatttatttttttccttctctgtttttctttctttttccccttcCCGCTCTCTCCTCCTCCTCCATCTTCTCTTCTTCAAATTTCTTCTCTCTTCCGGCAAAAAATGAGACATTGGGGACCTTATACTGGTCCCTAAAAACACAACTCACATGCATGCCATCTGACCCGTCCCATCGCTGACAAGCCGTAGGTGTGTCGCCTCTCCAGTAGGTATGACTAGTCGGTGCCACCTGTTAAATGGCCTTGACCAGTGCTGCTCAGTTGTCCTGTCCCATCTATGACAAGGGGTCGACAGTGGGTTTGGGAAGGTAGGGTTTTGTTCGTATACGGGTCGTATTTGACCCGCATTTCTTTAGGTGCAGCCTATTTAGTTGCCAttaccatttttttattattttttcagtCAAATGTGTCAGTATTTtagggtggtgccgcctatgcaccaccctccactTGTTTggatgtaccattttggtacataatttatttaacataccatttaattaatttttttataatatataggtaAAAAACCCAAAgcttgatatttaaaaaaaaggaaaaattcttctattagtccctatattttataTAAGTGATCTAAtcattgtactttaatttgatatttttaatctttgtatttttagaattttcaaaTTTCAGTCCTCAAAaaacaataattgttaaattaattaagttaagctCTAGTATAATTTCCAAGTTGcaccaaacatattatcatatatgtaatGCATTGTAAGTTTATCATTTCCACATATTACACACTAAAAATATAGTTAATGGATTAACGATTGTCATTTgtgtcaaaattgaaattttaaaatttgaaatatataggGACTTCAAATGTTTCAATTGAAAAATATGGACCAAATATATAACTCACTACACAAAAACaagcttttagcggcacttttagcggcgtttggagcaaaaacgctgctaaagagtgagcattagcggcgtttaagtaaaagcgccgctaaagagtgagcattagtggcgtttaaggaaaagcgccgctaaagagtgaGCATTAGCAGcgtttataaaaaacgccgcaaataataCACCCAGACGGTGCCGTTCTGTGGCCTTTGGGGGGGAAATAGTGGCGTTTattgtaaagcgccgctaaagagtgaACATTAGCAGCGTTTATAAAAAACGCCGGAAATAATACTcccaaacggtgccattttgtgGCCTTTGGGGGGGAGGACTTAGTGGCGTTTattgtaaagcgccgctaaagactgAACATTAGCAGcgtttataaaaaacgccacaaataatACAcccaaacggtgtcgttttgtgGCCTTTGGGGGGGACTTAGTGGCGTTTattgtaaagcgccgctaaagagtgaACATTAGCAGcgtttataaaaaacgccgcaaataataCACCCAGACGGTGCCATTTTGTGGCCTTTGGGGGAGAATTGGTGGCGTTTattgtaaagcgccgctaaagagtgaACATTAGCAGCGtttatgaaaaacgccgcaaataataCACCCAGACGGTGCCGTTTTGTGGCCTTTAGGGGGGACCTAGTGGCGTTTattgtaaagcgccgctaaaagagTGAACATTAGCAGcgtttataaaaaacgccgcaaataataCACCCAGACGGTGCCGTTTTGTGTCCTTTGGGGgggcattagtggcgttttttgtaaagcgccgctaatctaggtgttttagcggcgtttttgtttaTGCGCCGcaaaaaaattatcttaattgaactattatttatattatttgaatcaaattaaacatatttctaatagaatatttaaaatcttcaataaaaaataacaggtataaataatttgaaataaaacacatggaaaaattaaaatagtattatttaaaataattttaaagtttttgttgGGTACAttactgattgttttttaatttatatattaaaaatttgaaattattatcgTAATTAAAAGAGATAGtaagtattaatttaaatttaaaatattgaattaagcGTATCACTATAGTTAATAtagggttttaggttttaggggtatatatatatgatattattaatttaagattttaagtCGGTTTAggggttactattttaaggttattattataattgatcaggagtatatatatataatattggatTTAGGGATATGGTGTAAGGGCTGAGATataatgtttaggggttagggttggGGTTAGCACTTAGGGGTTAATAGGAGTTGattaaggatttagggtttagctagggtttagattaattagtattgccaaattatattttaaaaatgttcttatatatataattgtaaaagaggtaataataaatttgtttaggatTTTTCGgttcggtatatgatttggtttcggtatattattaatttaaatactaatttgaatagTAATGCTCAAATAATTCATGAATAACActtaaatatatacttaaataattttgtgaatttgaattgaaagaatgatgaaattgaaattgaattgaaaaacgaagcttagatttgaaaatatgactatttaggttttagggactaaattgaataaaatggaaaatgttagggaacttctcaaaagtggaatgagctgagttatacctataacaggatgatataagacaattttgtaaaaaaaaatccggtgtttacttcaaataaatgagGAAAATAACGATTTGaaagtttcaaaattcaattttaaaccgaaaaaatcaaaattaagggGCAAAAGAGGATCTTTTTCGATGAAAACTTCGGCAAACTGCCTTTGGCTGTTTGCcggcgcgtagatctcgaaaattttttagaaatcaaaaaaaaatcgcctcaatcggacaaccgagccaaaagttatggcctttcaaagttttccaagctaaaaacacaaactgttcatgccacgtcagcaaactTTATACAAAAAGTTTTTAgtattaattattgtttaatcaattataactattttatgatatttattaaagatttagggATTATTTTGGATGGCCATACTATTTTAAGGATTAGGGGGTACAAATTTAGGGTTTGGGATATAAGAGTTAgctaggggtttaggggttataaGTTGCGATCTAGGggttaaagatttagggtttaggggtcaAATAAGGATTTTAGGTTagtttagattaatttatttaaataatattttaaaaaatcaatctaaagtaccaattgatatatttaaatattattttaaatagaattcataaataagttaaaaaatatattgatatatattatatggGTGGTTATatatttaggtataattatttattttggaaatatatatatataggaccaaatacataagaaatgaaataaaaaaacaaaaaaattcaaaacggcgccgttttcgaATGAATAGTTAAACTTTTGGTGGCGTTTTTAGGAAAACGCCACAAATAATGCAATTCCAGACCACGAAAACGGTGTCGCTTCTGTTCACAGCTGTaatatttagtggcgtttttaggaaaacgccacaaaaaatgcaATTCCAGACCacgaaaacggtgtcgtttctgtTCACAGCTGTaatatttagtggcgtttttaccaaaaacgccacaAAACGGTGTTAATATAATCGCTAAACGACGCTGTTTCCGAAACAAAtttttaacttagaaaaattttagaataatttattGAAAACGTCAACGTTTGGCTTAAAATAGATTAAGTATACGTGGCGGTTTTTACTAAACGCCACGAAAAATGCAATTTCAGACTaagaaaacggcgccgtttctgttaaaaggtttaatttttgtggcgtttggtctataaacgccgcaaaggtgttttaaatttttttctcaacgGTGCCGTTTCTGCAGATGGCTTTTAACTTAGCATTTTTACTCACTCGTCGACAAAGACATAAAGAAAAGGCAAGTGAAAACGCCGATTGGGAAGGGGAAAAAACCTAAGAAAATATTCTAAGGAAGAAAGGGGAGGAGAAATCAGAAATCATCAAAGAGGAAGCAACGATTGCGCCATTCTTGACAGTAGTTGCAGAATATCTGGTTAAAAGGTATGCGTTTAATCCTTCTGAAGAACATCATCTTGATTTGGGGTTTTGGGTGCATTGTGTTTTTCGAATTTGGGGCTTAGAACCAAAAATTAGATTTTGGGGTTTGCGGTTTAGGTTAAAATTGGAGTAGTATGCTGTGttaattgatataatttgaaGTTTGATCGAGGAAAAAAATCCTCAACGTAAGGGAACTGTTTGTTTTTCGTCTGGACGAATAACGACGAAAGGGGAGTGTATAATATATAGTAAAAAGTTTTGAAATGAAAGGCATTTTTCTAGATGGGTCCGGCAGTCAAACCTAGGTTTTAATTTGAGTGAAGCTGAAAGGAAAAACCCTAAATGCTTGAACCAGGAACCTAATTCAAAACCCTAGTGAGAGAAATCTCATCAAATTTTCCCTACCAAGCTTGTAATTAAGAAATCAAAGTtgtatttagttaaaaaaatctaattgCTTATCACCAAAACATTCACTTGGGTGTTCAAATTAGCCTAAAAGGAAATTTGATATCTATAACATCTGTTTGAAGCAAGAGATTTTTCCATATTCAACCAAATTCACATGAATTGGGGCGAAGCCTGATTGTTCGCTTTTTTGTCCACTGTTTTTATTGTTCCGTTTTAATTCTTCTGTAAAAAGAAATTAGGGTTTCCTGTGGAAATTCAGAAACGTTACAAATTGAGAAATAGCTGACAATTATAGAATTTAATAAGCAAGCTCCATTTCTACTAATAATTAATTTCACATGAAAATATTTCAAGTTTACAACTTCACTAAAACATGAAGACTGTGCAAAAGATCACATAAGAAAGAACATCTTACAGAATCCATCTTGCGGGCCTTCCATCTTTGAAGTATATATTAGGCATAAAAATAACccccttttccttcttctttctgtAAGTGATCATTCTTCTTATTTCGTGTGCTTTATAAAGAATATATCCACAACTTTTGTACATTGAGAAACTTCTTTATTATAAGTATTTAATATAGAATATATAGTGATATATACACTAGGGATCATGACCTAATCGAAGCCTGTTGTTTCTCCATTACAGCGATTTTTGGAGAAGCATAAAAGGGTAAGTACAGCCTTTCTGGTCATGGTAGTATTTGGGTAACTAATGggtaaataaatttgaatatctcaAACTATGGGTAACTAATGGGTAACTAATGTATTATCATCTTTATGGCT
Protein-coding sequences here:
- the LOC107900146 gene encoding serine/threonine-protein phosphatase 7 long form homolog, encoding MTDAILGVSRNQCPETHTFHLPCGECTLEDVALQLGLPIDGSAITGISTIAGPTALCYSLLRLSPNNAESKFFGLRFSWLKVNFEHLSINATEQENVHSYSWGSAVLAILYRELCWTTKPDAVDIGGYLILLQS